A single region of the Gilliamella apis genome encodes:
- a CDS encoding bifunctional aspartate transaminase/aspartate 4-decarboxylase → MKSNNEYAKYANLSPFELKDNLIKLAQSHTDRVMLNAGRGNPNFLATWPRQAFFQLGVFALQESEMSFSYMNEGVGGMPIKAGLTGRFEHFVRQNYQTPGVSFLGKAFSYIRDQLGLDENAFLQEMVEGILGCNYPVPDRMLRFSEEVVKAYVLTQMGAQYLGRDDLDLFAVEGGTAAMAYIFNSMKENNLIEKGDKIAIGAPIFTPYLEIPELNDYQLVEVLVNSDPDANWQYPEAELRKLEDPTIKAFYLVNPSNPPSVKIDDKSLQIIADIVKKRPDLIILTDDVYGTFADNFQSLFAICPKNTILVYSFSKYFGATGWRLGVIATARDNIFDKKIKALPSKTRQILDKRYSSIVTDPENLKFIDRLVADSRAVALNHTAGLSTPQQVQMVLFALCEMMDTDQSYKAALKSLIRRRAASLYQHLGLTHHTDENSVDYYTLIDLEHICRELYDDKFAKWILKNKNPSEMLFRIADEAGVVLLPGKGFAVQHPSARASLANLNEYQYAAIGLSMRKLAQEYYAEYQSKAKKK, encoded by the coding sequence ATGAAAAGTAATAATGAATATGCAAAATATGCGAATTTAAGTCCTTTTGAATTGAAAGATAACTTAATTAAACTAGCACAAAGCCATACTGACCGTGTGATGTTAAATGCAGGGCGTGGTAATCCTAATTTTTTGGCAACATGGCCACGACAAGCATTTTTTCAACTTGGTGTTTTTGCGCTACAAGAATCCGAAATGTCATTTTCATATATGAATGAAGGTGTTGGTGGTATGCCAATTAAGGCTGGTTTAACTGGTCGTTTTGAACATTTTGTTCGTCAAAATTATCAAACACCTGGCGTGTCATTTTTAGGTAAAGCATTTTCTTATATTCGCGATCAGCTCGGCCTAGATGAAAATGCATTTTTACAAGAGATGGTGGAAGGTATTTTAGGTTGTAATTATCCTGTACCAGATAGAATGTTACGCTTTAGCGAAGAGGTAGTTAAAGCATATGTGCTTACACAAATGGGAGCACAATATCTTGGTCGTGATGATCTTGATCTGTTTGCCGTTGAAGGTGGTACTGCAGCAATGGCTTATATTTTCAATTCTATGAAAGAAAATAACTTAATCGAAAAAGGCGACAAAATTGCGATTGGCGCACCTATTTTTACACCATATTTAGAAATTCCAGAGCTTAATGATTATCAATTAGTAGAGGTATTAGTTAATTCTGATCCTGATGCGAATTGGCAATATCCAGAAGCTGAATTACGTAAATTAGAAGATCCTACTATTAAAGCTTTTTACTTAGTTAATCCATCTAATCCCCCATCAGTAAAAATTGATGATAAAAGCTTGCAGATCATTGCTGATATTGTGAAAAAACGTCCTGATTTAATTATTTTAACTGATGATGTTTATGGCACATTTGCCGATAATTTCCAATCTTTGTTTGCTATTTGTCCAAAAAATACGATTTTAGTTTATTCATTTTCTAAATACTTTGGTGCAACTGGTTGGCGTTTAGGTGTTATTGCTACAGCACGTGATAATATATTCGATAAAAAAATTAAGGCATTGCCTAGCAAAACGAGACAAATTTTAGATAAACGCTATAGTTCTATTGTAACTGATCCTGAAAATTTAAAATTTATTGATCGTTTAGTGGCCGATAGTCGTGCAGTTGCACTAAATCATACCGCTGGGCTTTCAACTCCACAACAAGTACAAATGGTGTTATTTGCATTGTGTGAAATGATGGATACCGATCAAAGTTATAAAGCAGCATTAAAATCATTGATCCGTCGTCGAGCGGCTTCGTTATATCAACATTTAGGACTTACGCATCATACTGATGAAAATAGTGTTGATTACTATACCTTAATTGATCTAGAACATATTTGTCGTGAGCTTTATGATGACAAATTTGCTAAATGGATCTTAAAAAATAAAAATCCATCTGAAATGTTATTTAGAATTGCCGATGAAGCTGGCGTTGTTTTATTGCCAGGTAAAGGATTTGCTGTACAACATCCTTCGGCTCGAGCTTCATTAGCCAACTTAAATGAATATCAATATGCAGCGATTGGTTTATCAATGCGAAAACTTGCTCAAGAGTATTATGCTGAGTATCAAAGTAAAGCTAAGAAAAAATAG
- a CDS encoding TonB-dependent siderophore receptor, whose amino-acid sequence MSYSTHFKPKNRILACSILSVLPIIAYAETTDTMEVVGSMAKTGTVKFYDTQSTDSIDEKQIKDKDYKKVDEALSYTSGVLNSSYGHDGRTNWLKIRGLDASFTLDGMPQFTYSYFGSTPEIFGLEKIEILKGASSQLYGSSKPGGTVNMITKRPKNTPAGEVNVFYGTHAQVGINGDYSGILTDDIRYRVVGAYRDENGQQTKTGLKHYYFAPSLTWDINELTSLTLLSSFQRDFGIPENGFFPAYGTLFHSKYGKVARDTYYGDKDFDNFNRKSETVGYEFRHQFNNGFVFTQNYKYAHQDLDLSGVYGMDFTPTVDGKNYSRFAYSQIGINNTHTIDNRLSKDFEYGNWRDTLLIGIDYLNTNMSGNNFSGSASTVNRFKPRLTHSNITGSYSPFKLKAQELGAYVQNKLTFDNKLIFNQGMRHSKIKNDGYWSGSDFNRDYNHNAYNAGLMYIFDSNIAPYINYSESFLPVYGYDSVNKTMYRPYEAKQWEVGGKYEPDWFNGTFTLAYFDIKSQNSFVSNGTGQASQTLETRSKGVELQIKADITKSIDMDFAYTYTHAKTDQTASLTTRSSLIPKHAASAWVNYKFDGQFDGLTVGSGLRYIGKTVDEVYYPNESVPSYTLWDAMVKYQFNKSWSVQVNATNLTDKKYISGCSYWCYYGAERSVVGTLSYKW is encoded by the coding sequence ATGAGTTATTCAACTCATTTTAAACCTAAAAATCGCATTTTAGCTTGTTCTATATTATCTGTTTTACCTATCATCGCATATGCTGAAACAACCGATACAATGGAAGTTGTTGGTTCAATGGCTAAAACAGGCACGGTCAAATTTTATGATACGCAATCGACAGATTCTATTGATGAAAAGCAGATTAAAGATAAAGACTATAAAAAAGTTGACGAAGCACTATCTTATACTTCTGGCGTATTGAATAGTTCATATGGTCATGATGGCCGAACAAATTGGTTGAAAATTAGAGGGTTAGATGCTTCTTTTACTTTAGACGGTATGCCTCAATTTACTTATAGTTATTTTGGTTCAACACCTGAAATTTTCGGACTGGAAAAAATAGAAATATTAAAGGGCGCAAGTTCTCAACTATATGGTTCATCTAAACCTGGCGGTACTGTCAATATGATAACCAAACGCCCCAAAAATACTCCGGCTGGTGAAGTTAATGTGTTTTATGGAACACATGCACAAGTAGGAATAAATGGAGATTATAGTGGCATATTAACTGATGATATACGATATCGAGTAGTGGGTGCCTATCGAGATGAAAATGGACAACAAACTAAAACTGGATTAAAGCATTATTATTTTGCGCCAAGTTTAACATGGGACATAAATGAACTAACTTCTTTAACTTTATTATCAAGTTTCCAACGTGATTTTGGCATTCCTGAAAATGGATTTTTCCCTGCTTATGGCACGCTATTTCATTCTAAATATGGGAAAGTAGCAAGGGATACTTATTATGGTGATAAAGATTTTGATAATTTTAATCGTAAATCAGAAACAGTCGGTTATGAATTTAGACATCAATTTAATAATGGATTTGTTTTTACACAAAACTATAAATATGCTCATCAAGATTTAGATTTATCAGGTGTTTATGGTATGGATTTCACACCAACAGTTGATGGAAAAAATTATTCACGTTTTGCATATTCTCAAATAGGTATTAACAATACTCATACAATTGATAATCGCCTTTCTAAAGATTTTGAATATGGAAATTGGCGAGACACATTATTAATTGGAATTGATTATTTAAATACCAATATGAGTGGAAATAATTTTAGTGGCAGCGCTAGTACAGTGAATCGTTTTAAACCAAGATTAACCCATTCAAATATTACAGGTAGTTATTCGCCTTTTAAATTAAAAGCACAAGAATTAGGTGCATATGTACAAAATAAACTGACTTTTGATAATAAACTGATTTTCAATCAAGGTATGCGTCATAGCAAAATAAAAAATGATGGATACTGGAGTGGTTCTGATTTTAATCGTGATTATAACCACAATGCCTACAATGCAGGTTTAATGTATATTTTTGATAGTAATATCGCACCTTATATAAATTATTCAGAATCATTTTTGCCAGTGTATGGTTATGATAGTGTCAACAAAACAATGTATCGACCTTATGAAGCAAAACAGTGGGAAGTAGGGGGGAAGTATGAGCCTGATTGGTTTAATGGTACATTCACTCTGGCCTATTTTGATATTAAATCTCAGAATTCATTTGTTTCTAATGGGACAGGGCAAGCATCACAAACATTAGAAACACGCAGTAAAGGTGTAGAGTTACAAATAAAGGCTGATATTACTAAAAGTATAGATATGGATTTTGCTTATACTTACACTCATGCTAAAACAGATCAAACAGCTTCATTGACAACACGTAGTTCATTAATTCCAAAACATGCTGCTTCAGCTTGGGTAAATTATAAATTTGATGGTCAGTTTGATGGGTTAACTGTTGGATCAGGGCTTCGTTATATTGGTAAAACTGTTGATGAAGTCTATTATCCAAATGAAAGTGTACCTAGTTATACCTTATGGGATGCAATGGTTAAATATCAGTTTAATAAATCATGGTCAGTACAAGTTAATGCAACTAACTTAACCGACAAAAAATATATATCAGGTTGTAGTTATTGGTGTTATTACGGTGCGGAACGCAGTGTGGTTGGAACGCTTAGCTATAAATGGTAG
- a CDS encoding MFS transporter: MNDKATIKLPKNVWLLFVSLYITEYVGIGFLTIALALILRKDGMELDQLSLIPLMMLPIGLKILWAPVIDKYLKRRISHYRNWLFISLTLMLVCLIFIALLDPIKQFYIILPIIFIFSTMTATQELAISGLACNIFLVQQRYLISSIKTSGSMIGNILGGGVILLLYAYIGWMGCLLLIAILIGFTLIQLFFFEEYRYCQNKPIYENMDPKYWKDLIIIWKGRINWLIILILMPFSFLPAYNLLSPILVDDGWALSDIAILLKVFGSIVSLVAVILVAKILKRLSRKQSLTYSLLFHAFGLLAFIPISLGYVNIFNVYLACFLYFFSLPLMSIAITAIIMDNSDSSQARSTACNAQSAPSFICGFIVISLSYYLAQKFGYFPVVIGSIVLAFLNAFYASRTMGK; encoded by the coding sequence ATGAATGACAAAGCAACAATTAAATTACCTAAAAATGTATGGTTATTATTTGTAAGTCTTTATATTACAGAATATGTTGGTATTGGCTTTTTGACTATCGCCTTAGCTTTAATCCTAAGAAAAGATGGCATGGAGTTAGACCAATTAAGTCTTATTCCTTTAATGATGTTACCAATTGGTTTAAAAATTTTATGGGCACCTGTTATTGATAAATATTTAAAAAGACGAATATCTCATTATCGCAATTGGTTATTTATCTCTTTAACGCTAATGTTAGTATGCTTAATCTTTATAGCTTTGTTAGATCCTATAAAACAGTTTTATATCATTTTACCCATCATTTTTATTTTTTCGACCATGACTGCAACTCAAGAATTAGCCATATCAGGATTAGCCTGTAATATTTTTTTAGTTCAGCAACGTTATCTAATTTCAAGTATCAAAACCAGTGGTTCTATGATAGGTAATATTTTAGGTGGCGGAGTAATTTTACTACTTTATGCCTATATTGGTTGGATGGGTTGTTTATTATTAATTGCTATTTTAATTGGATTTACATTAATTCAACTTTTCTTTTTTGAAGAGTACCGTTACTGTCAAAATAAACCAATATATGAAAATATGGATCCTAAATATTGGAAAGATCTGATTATCATCTGGAAAGGTAGAATTAATTGGTTAATTATTTTGATACTTATGCCGTTTAGTTTCTTACCGGCTTATAATCTATTATCACCAATACTTGTCGATGATGGTTGGGCATTATCAGATATTGCTATTTTATTAAAAGTATTTGGATCCATTGTTAGCTTAGTGGCTGTTATATTAGTTGCAAAAATCCTCAAGCGATTATCTAGGAAACAAAGTTTAACATATTCATTACTTTTTCATGCTTTTGGTTTACTTGCATTCATCCCGATCTCGTTAGGTTATGTTAATATTTTTAATGTCTATTTAGCCTGTTTTCTTTACTTCTTTAGTTTACCTTTAATGTCTATTGCGATTACTGCCATCATAATGGACAACTCAGATAGTTCACAGGCACGTTCTACTGCTTGTAATGCTCAATCAGCGCCAAGTTTTATATGTGGATTTATCGTAATATCACTAAGTTATTATCTTGCACAAAAATTTGGTTATTTTCCAGTTGTAATCGGCTCAATAGTATTGGCATTTTTAAATGCATTTTATGCAAGTCGAACAATGGGAAAATAG
- the fhuB gene encoding Fe(3+)-hydroxamate ABC transporter permease FhuB produces MSALKKIILINLSLFLLALIAIVWIIVHELHQPFLQVDLIQVSVLKRIILVDNWLPRFTMALLVGGALGISTIILQQVTYNPLASDSTLAVSSGAYIALLGTHLFIPSLLLWLSSAMIAFFGGLASLLLVFMMSYRNQFLPIRMLLSGLILNLYLGALATALVIFHPEAAKNIFAWQAGSLIQDSWHDVKQIVIVSLIAFSILILLLRAFEVMQLGETQAKSLGVPVVVIRVVCILFVAYLCAITLSLVGMIGFIGLAAATMINQLQLTKAWHKLLFSYTTAGLILLLTDCLLVIIQFYCSFYLPVGTVSAFIGTPLLLYLIFKALPTTISISSNNSLTRCDLLTPIKTRGHWILAILIILILLWFSLTISNTQYGFISTGWNHSLINIKLPRIITAISAGIMLSTCGVLLQCMTHNSLASPDLLGISSGAAIAIIVTVMTMGSDIMPLWLPGLLGALLTFLFIIAINIKNKFQPEKVVLTGIAFAAFLTALIQLFLVTGDPRIQYLLIWLSGSTYSSGLLSSVVIFLVALFILFILLIFSRSISLLELPENMSNALGMNSNIVRFLLIVVSTILITLATLQIGPLSFIGLLAPLMTRIIGFHFIRNQLLMSSLIGSILMIAADWLGRNIMFPYEIPTGVMASLIGGSCFIYLIRRS; encoded by the coding sequence ATGTCGGCATTGAAGAAAATCATCTTAATTAATTTATCTCTTTTTTTACTTGCACTGATAGCAATCGTTTGGATTATTGTGCATGAGTTACATCAGCCTTTTTTGCAAGTTGATTTAATTCAAGTAAGTGTATTAAAACGTATAATTCTTGTCGATAACTGGTTACCTCGCTTTACTATGGCTTTATTGGTTGGAGGGGCATTAGGTATTAGTACCATCATTCTACAGCAAGTTACTTATAATCCCTTAGCCTCTGATTCAACGTTAGCTGTAAGTAGCGGTGCTTATATTGCCCTACTGGGCACTCATCTTTTTATACCATCATTATTACTTTGGTTAAGTAGTGCAATGATTGCATTCTTTGGTGGACTTGCCAGTTTACTGCTTGTGTTTATGATGTCTTATCGTAATCAATTTTTACCAATCAGAATGCTACTGTCAGGTTTGATATTAAATTTATATTTGGGAGCATTAGCCACAGCATTAGTTATATTCCATCCTGAAGCGGCTAAAAATATTTTTGCTTGGCAAGCTGGCTCATTAATTCAAGATAGTTGGCATGATGTCAAACAGATAGTTATTGTCTCTTTGATTGCATTTTCCATCCTGATTTTATTATTGCGCGCATTTGAAGTTATGCAATTAGGTGAAACTCAAGCAAAAAGTTTAGGTGTACCGGTAGTGGTGATCCGTGTTGTCTGTATTTTGTTTGTCGCTTATTTATGTGCTATAACACTAAGTTTAGTCGGGATGATTGGATTTATCGGCCTAGCCGCAGCTACCATGATTAATCAATTGCAGTTAACTAAAGCCTGGCACAAGCTTCTCTTTTCATATACAACAGCAGGATTAATTTTATTATTAACAGATTGTCTTTTAGTTATTATCCAGTTCTATTGTTCTTTTTATTTGCCTGTCGGCACAGTCAGTGCATTTATTGGAACACCTTTATTACTTTATTTAATTTTCAAAGCATTACCTACAACAATTAGTATATCAAGTAATAACTCTTTAACTCGATGTGATTTATTAACGCCTATAAAAACAAGGGGACACTGGATATTAGCGATATTAATAATCTTAATATTATTATGGTTTAGTTTAACAATCAGTAATACACAATACGGTTTTATATCGACTGGTTGGAATCATTCTCTTATAAACATTAAATTACCAAGAATTATCACCGCCATTTCGGCTGGAATCATGTTAAGCACGTGTGGCGTTTTACTGCAATGCATGACCCATAATTCTCTGGCTAGCCCTGATTTGTTAGGTATTAGCTCAGGTGCAGCTATTGCTATTATTGTCACAGTTATGACGATGGGGTCTGACATCATGCCACTTTGGTTGCCGGGATTATTGGGTGCTCTACTGACCTTTTTATTTATTATTGCAATTAATATTAAAAATAAATTCCAACCTGAAAAAGTGGTTTTAACGGGAATAGCTTTTGCCGCTTTTTTAACGGCTCTGATTCAATTATTTTTAGTTACTGGCGATCCGCGTATTCAATATTTATTAATATGGTTATCGGGATCAACATACAGTAGTGGGCTACTAAGTAGTGTGGTGATATTTTTAGTAGCATTATTCATTTTATTTATATTATTAATATTTTCACGGTCAATAAGCTTGTTGGAATTGCCAGAAAATATGAGTAATGCATTAGGAATGAATAGCAATATTGTCCGTTTTTTATTAATTGTCGTTTCGACCATTTTAATTACTTTAGCCACATTACAAATTGGACCACTTAGTTTCATTGGTCTACTTGCGCCATTAATGACTCGGATTATTGGTTTTCATTTCATCCGTAACCAATTACTCATGTCATCGCTAATTGGAAGCATATTAATGATCGCTGCTGATTGGTTAGGTCGTAATATTATGTTTCCTTATGAAATTCCGACAGGAGTTATGGCATCACTGATTGGTGGGTCTTGCTTTATCTATCTAATAAGGCGTTCTTGA
- the aspT gene encoding aspartate-alanine antiporter codes for MFQWLSNWILDGLKHSPEILLFLSLSLGYLIGGIRIGKFQLGGVAGSLLVAVALSVFGVTVDAGVKAVLFALFIYAVGFESGPQFFRSLGVKTLREIFLALFIAVAGFVTVVVLAKLFNLDKGLAAGLAAGGLTQSAIMGTASDALTQLGLSPEELSRLQGNVTIGYAVTYIFGSLGAIIVCVNILPKIMGREINDDAIQAEAEQLHGSLLLGNGQNFALSDVTGRLYRITNKVNQTVESLEKVINGISIERIKRGNRIIEAAPETLLKAKDIILVVGHRDAMIAAADLLGEEVNSAQGMDVVMNTQDVEMRNTRYVGQNLTQVLSSDEVMKLKHGIYLIAVHRDGQPLPLNNDMVFKLGDVITIYGTDGDLRRVVDRIGAPITKSEKTDWIFHGLGLVVGLIIGLIVIRVSDIPITLGAGGGALLSGLLFGWYRSLHQTVGNIPTGAVQLLKDFGLAGFVAVVGLSSGLQAINTIKDQGLSLFLIGVVVTLLPMLLGIYFGKYVLGYKNSAVFAGALAGSRSANPAFGEVLNKAGNSTPTNSFAITYALANVFLTLLGPLVVAFV; via the coding sequence ATGTTTCAATGGCTTTCAAATTGGATTTTAGATGGACTTAAGCATTCACCCGAAATACTTTTATTTCTTTCTTTAAGTTTAGGGTATTTGATTGGTGGAATTCGAATCGGTAAATTTCAATTAGGTGGCGTTGCTGGTTCATTATTGGTGGCAGTGGCATTAAGTGTATTTGGTGTTACTGTCGATGCTGGCGTTAAAGCTGTGCTTTTCGCCCTATTTATTTATGCTGTCGGGTTCGAAAGTGGACCACAATTTTTCCGTTCATTAGGAGTTAAAACTCTGCGTGAAATCTTTTTAGCGTTATTTATTGCTGTTGCTGGTTTTGTAACGGTAGTAGTTTTAGCCAAATTATTCAATTTAGATAAAGGCCTTGCTGCTGGTTTAGCTGCAGGAGGATTAACACAATCAGCTATTATGGGTACAGCATCTGACGCGTTGACTCAGCTAGGTTTAAGTCCAGAAGAGTTAAGCAGATTACAAGGTAATGTGACCATTGGTTATGCTGTGACTTATATCTTCGGTTCACTTGGCGCTATTATTGTCTGTGTAAATATTTTGCCGAAAATTATGGGGCGTGAAATTAATGATGATGCAATTCAGGCCGAAGCAGAACAATTACATGGTTCGCTTTTATTAGGTAATGGCCAGAATTTTGCTTTGTCTGATGTAACTGGTCGCTTATACCGAATTACTAATAAGGTTAATCAAACCGTTGAAAGTTTAGAAAAGGTTATTAATGGTATTAGTATTGAACGAATCAAACGTGGCAATCGTATTATTGAAGCTGCACCTGAAACCTTATTAAAAGCCAAAGATATTATTTTAGTTGTTGGTCATCGGGATGCCATGATTGCTGCAGCTGATTTATTGGGTGAAGAAGTGAATTCAGCACAAGGTATGGATGTGGTGATGAATACTCAAGATGTTGAAATGCGTAATACTCGATATGTCGGTCAAAATTTAACGCAAGTGCTTTCATCTGACGAAGTGATGAAGTTAAAGCATGGTATTTATTTAATTGCTGTTCATCGTGATGGACAACCATTGCCATTAAATAATGATATGGTATTTAAGTTAGGTGATGTCATTACTATTTATGGTACTGATGGTGACTTAAGACGTGTAGTAGATAGAATTGGTGCGCCGATTACCAAAAGTGAAAAAACTGATTGGATATTCCATGGTTTAGGTCTTGTTGTTGGACTTATAATTGGTCTTATTGTGATTAGAGTCAGTGATATTCCAATCACTTTAGGTGCAGGTGGTGGTGCATTATTATCAGGATTATTGTTTGGTTGGTATCGCTCCTTGCATCAAACTGTTGGAAATATTCCAACCGGAGCTGTGCAACTACTTAAAGATTTTGGCTTAGCTGGCTTTGTAGCAGTGGTTGGTCTTAGCTCAGGTTTACAAGCCATTAATACGATTAAAGATCAAGGTCTTTCATTATTCTTAATTGGTGTTGTAGTGACTTTATTGCCGATGTTACTTGGCATTTATTTTGGCAAGTATGTACTAGGTTATAAAAATTCAGCGGTATTTGCTGGCGCTTTAGCTGGCTCTCGTAGTGCGAATCCTGCTTTTGGTGAAGTACTTAATAAAGCTGGTAACTCAACGCCTACCAATTCTTTTGCTATTACCTATGCTTTAGCTAATGTTTTCCTAACATTATTGGGACCATTAGTTGTTGCTTTTGTTTAA
- a CDS encoding iron-siderophore ABC transporter substrate-binding protein — translation MKFKITLISLVIVSSILWITHLPDSNQDYAQFDNPTRIITTDWTIAETLLALQAPLVGVGDTKEYATWVSEPVLNDNIVDLGLRSQPNLEVIANLKPTLLINSTWTQNLIPKNIIPINLAAIDFYTNEGTSWSHIVQTTEKLAQLVNKTTQAQILISQTEKQFTDNIQRLKKIPKQSYAVVQFIDSHQLRIYGANSLYGVVLTKLKLDNAWQHSTNAWGFSQISLIDLTTLPKNTSLIIVKPYPANVNQQLEKNSLWQKLPFSQQGNYYILPSVWGFGALPSMQRFSYSLTNALTKQTVNTW, via the coding sequence ATGAAGTTCAAAATAACCCTAATTAGCCTTGTGATTGTAAGCTCTATTTTATGGATAACGCATTTACCTGATAGTAATCAGGATTATGCACAATTTGATAACCCAACTAGAATTATCACTACGGATTGGACTATTGCAGAAACATTATTAGCTTTACAAGCACCGTTAGTGGGAGTAGGTGATACAAAAGAGTATGCCACGTGGGTAAGTGAACCTGTCTTAAATGATAATATTGTTGATTTAGGGTTACGATCACAACCTAATTTAGAAGTGATTGCTAATTTAAAACCGACTCTATTGATAAATTCAACTTGGACACAAAATCTGATCCCTAAAAATATTATTCCCATAAATTTAGCTGCAATTGATTTTTACACAAATGAAGGTACAAGTTGGTCGCACATCGTGCAAACAACAGAAAAATTAGCGCAACTAGTCAATAAAACCACACAAGCTCAGATATTGATAAGCCAGACCGAAAAACAGTTTACCGATAATATCCAACGCTTAAAGAAAATACCAAAACAGTCCTATGCAGTTGTGCAATTTATTGATTCTCATCAATTACGTATCTATGGCGCCAATAGTTTATATGGTGTGGTATTAACCAAATTGAAATTAGATAATGCATGGCAACATTCGACAAATGCATGGGGATTTAGTCAAATTAGTTTAATTGACTTAACGACATTACCTAAAAATACGAGTCTTATTATTGTTAAACCTTATCCAGCTAATGTTAATCAGCAATTAGAAAAGAATTCATTATGGCAAAAGTTGCCATTTAGTCAGCAGGGAAATTATTATATTTTACCCTCCGTGTGGGGATTTGGAGCGTTACCTTCAATGCAACGGTTTAGTTATTCATTAACTAACGCTTTAACTAAGCAAACAGTGAATACATGGTGA
- a CDS encoding 4'-phosphopantetheinyl transferase family protein produces the protein MNFIYLANINNLSWSVLKDQKKILSHSAQLDIEKFRFDRDKCRNLVGKLLLLYSLHRHEKFEQSCLPVIDYGPYRKPFIHSMQGHFNISHAHNWVACVYSTNGEVGIDIEYITPINIIDYQNVMTENEYQIALNNPHFDFFQLWTLKEAIMKAQGQGFYLSPSSFELPFPFCNDEIVEINHTSWFVYSQSFANEYRLSLASLYPIVGNVQVIPLQLDQFWQ, from the coding sequence ATGAACTTTATTTATTTAGCGAATATCAATAATCTGTCGTGGTCTGTTTTAAAAGATCAAAAAAAAATACTTAGCCACTCTGCACAGTTAGATATCGAGAAATTTAGATTTGATCGAGATAAATGTCGCAATTTAGTTGGCAAACTGCTGTTGCTTTATTCTTTGCATCGTCATGAAAAATTTGAACAATCCTGTTTACCCGTCATTGATTACGGTCCTTATCGAAAACCATTTATTCATTCAATGCAAGGACATTTCAATATTTCACATGCTCATAATTGGGTTGCTTGTGTATATAGTACTAATGGCGAAGTTGGCATTGATATTGAATATATTACGCCAATTAACATTATTGATTATCAGAATGTTATGACTGAAAATGAGTATCAAATTGCACTTAATAATCCACATTTTGATTTCTTTCAATTATGGACATTAAAAGAAGCAATTATGAAAGCTCAAGGGCAGGGGTTTTATCTTTCACCATCTTCGTTTGAGTTACCATTCCCTTTTTGTAATGATGAGATCGTTGAAATTAACCACACAAGCTGGTTCGTTTATAGTCAAAGCTTTGCCAATGAATATCGGTTGTCTTTGGCTTCTTTATATCCAATAGTTGGCAATGTGCAAGTTATTCCTTTACAACTTGATCAATTTTGGCAGTAA
- a CDS encoding ABC transporter ATP-binding protein: protein MLIAQDIEYQIQDTLVVNHVTTQFQPGLVYGIVGHNGSGKSTFIKLLAKQIAATSGVITLDEKELTHYSHKQLARILSYLPQYLPTDINLPVKELVKLGRFAWHGVLDRYTEKDYKIVDQALIQTNTAHLKERYLSSLSGGERQRVWLSMCLAQQSQYLLLDEPLSALDINYQIEVMKLLRQLAQKHRITTIIVLHDINLASEFCDQLLAFKQGHLIFDLPTKQMITPSILQKIYGVHFEIIDHPTRSHKVALA from the coding sequence ATGCTTATTGCTCAAGATATTGAATACCAAATTCAAGATACCCTTGTTGTTAATCATGTAACGACTCAATTTCAACCAGGGCTTGTCTATGGTATTGTTGGTCATAACGGTTCTGGCAAATCGACATTTATTAAATTATTAGCAAAGCAAATTGCCGCAACATCTGGTGTTATCACATTAGATGAAAAAGAACTGACTCACTATTCACATAAACAGCTCGCGAGAATACTGAGTTATTTACCACAATATTTGCCTACTGACATTAATCTGCCGGTTAAAGAACTGGTTAAATTAGGGCGATTTGCATGGCATGGTGTACTTGATCGCTATACGGAAAAAGATTATAAAATTGTTGATCAAGCATTAATACAAACAAATACTGCACATCTTAAAGAACGCTACTTAAGCTCACTGTCAGGAGGAGAACGTCAACGAGTTTGGTTATCCATGTGTTTAGCTCAGCAAAGTCAATATCTTTTACTTGATGAACCTCTTTCAGCGTTAGATATTAATTATCAAATTGAAGTAATGAAATTACTTCGACAGCTGGCCCAAAAGCATCGAATAACCACTATTATTGTTCTTCATGATATTAATTTGGCCAGTGAGTTTTGTGACCAGCTATTAGCTTTTAAACAAGGTCACTTAATTTTTGATTTACCGACAAAACAGATGATTACACCATCGATTTTACAGAAAATTTATGGTGTTCATTTTGAGATCATTGATCATCCTACTCGAAGTCATAAGGTTGCTTTAGCATGA